In one Sporomusa sphaeroides DSM 2875 genomic region, the following are encoded:
- a CDS encoding pyruvate carboxylase subunit B, producing the protein MNTGIPLKITETVLRDGHQSLAATRMRTSDMLPVLEQLDEIGYFSIEAWGGATFDSCLRFLNEDPWERLRTIKKYLKKTPIQMLLRGQNVLGYNHYADDVVSEFVKRAVDNGVGVIRIFDALNDVRNLEASMRAAKESGAHVQGAFVYTISPYHNNDSFLKVAKDLVSLGSDSICIKDMAGLLAPYKAYELVKTLKAEINIPIHLHTHYTSGMASMTYLKAVEAGVDIIDTALSPFAMASSQPATEAMIAALEGTERDSGLSKEKLFPIADHFRTIKKQLTETFNLNTNIEIDTKVLSFQIPGGMLSNLLNQMKEQGMADKFPDLIEEMPKVRAELGYPPLVTPTSQIVGSMSAFNVMLGRYKVVPREIKDLARGKYGRTPAPIDPEFLKTLIGDDEIITHRPADDIKPQMPALRQELAEKGYPNASTEDVLSYAVFPEVALKFFESNR; encoded by the coding sequence ATGAATACAGGTATTCCATTAAAAATTACGGAAACAGTCCTGCGCGATGGGCATCAGTCACTGGCTGCCACCCGTATGCGCACTTCGGACATGCTGCCGGTATTAGAGCAGCTTGATGAAATTGGCTATTTCTCCATTGAAGCTTGGGGTGGCGCTACTTTTGACAGCTGTCTGCGCTTCTTGAATGAAGATCCCTGGGAGCGTTTGCGCACAATTAAAAAGTATTTGAAAAAAACCCCCATTCAAATGCTTTTACGCGGCCAAAATGTACTTGGCTACAATCATTACGCCGACGATGTTGTCAGCGAGTTTGTCAAGCGGGCAGTTGATAATGGTGTGGGAGTAATCCGAATTTTTGATGCCCTTAATGATGTCCGTAACCTGGAAGCCTCCATGCGTGCCGCCAAAGAGTCGGGAGCGCATGTACAAGGCGCGTTCGTATATACCATCAGCCCTTACCATAACAACGATTCTTTTCTTAAAGTAGCCAAAGACCTTGTCAGTCTGGGCAGCGACTCTATCTGTATTAAGGATATGGCCGGCCTGCTGGCGCCATATAAAGCCTATGAACTGGTAAAAACACTGAAAGCCGAAATCAATATACCCATTCACCTGCACACACACTACACCAGCGGCATGGCCTCTATGACTTACTTAAAAGCAGTTGAAGCCGGTGTTGATATTATTGACACCGCCCTTTCACCATTCGCTATGGCTTCCTCCCAGCCGGCTACCGAGGCCATGATTGCCGCCCTCGAAGGCACTGAGCGTGATTCCGGCCTCAGCAAGGAGAAGCTGTTCCCCATTGCCGATCATTTCCGGACTATAAAAAAACAACTGACTGAAACCTTTAATCTTAATACCAACATTGAAATTGACACCAAGGTACTGTCGTTCCAAATCCCCGGTGGCATGCTCTCCAATCTTTTAAACCAAATGAAAGAACAGGGTATGGCAGATAAGTTCCCTGATCTTATCGAGGAAATGCCCAAAGTGCGGGCCGAGCTCGGCTATCCGCCGCTGGTTACACCAACAAGCCAGATTGTTGGCTCCATGTCGGCTTTCAACGTTATGTTGGGCCGCTATAAAGTTGTGCCACGGGAAATCAAAGATCTTGCCCGCGGTAAATATGGCCGTACCCCGGCTCCTATTGACCCGGAATTCTTGAAAACGCTAATTGGGGATGATGAGATTATCACCCACCGTCCGGCTGACGACATCAAGCCGCAAATGCCTGCCCTTCGTCAGGAATTGGCTGAAAAGGGTTATCCTAATGCCTCTACCGAAGATGTATTGTCTTATGCCGTATTCCCCGAGGTTGCCCTTAAGTTTTTTGAGTCCAACCGCTAA
- a CDS encoding nucleoside kinase has protein sequence MSEKISVTFSNGRTVEYEKGVTLLEISRDAAHRYTTPVVAAKVNNTIRDLQNVLEQDSVVDFLDLRSEAGMKVYQRSVTFVLIAAAQELFPGSEVTVEHSLSKGLYCELHHGRDIMPEDVEKLEQHMRQIIEEDRPIVRKTLPKAEAIEMFKAAGQREKVSLLEQFDKENVNIYYCGQVYDYLYGNMTPSTGYVKVFELKYYPPGIILRLPEKDNPNVLPKFVENPKLFKVFKEAAQWGNILRCAYVANLNECTGKEDITDIIRVAEALHEKKIAQIADFVASHRDEVRVILVAGPSSSGKTTFAQRLNIQLRVNGVWPVPLSLDDYFVDREKTPVDEHGEYDFESIEAIDLELFNSHLARILSGEEVEMPTFNFKTGQREYRGHRIKVDKSQPLIIEGIHGLNERLTSSVPRHCKIKIYISALTQLSIDSHNRIPTTDARLIRRIVRDSEFRSHDALMTLKMWPSVRRGEERNIFPFQEEADLMFNSALIYELAVLKKYAEPLLQKITPDNSEYSEARRLLNFLEYFIPVEDNEIPQNSILREFIGKSCFEK, from the coding sequence ATGTCGGAAAAAATAAGTGTAACCTTTTCCAATGGACGTACTGTCGAGTATGAGAAAGGTGTTACACTGCTGGAAATTAGCCGGGATGCCGCTCATAGGTATACTACACCGGTGGTAGCCGCAAAAGTAAACAATACCATAAGGGATCTGCAGAATGTGCTAGAACAGGACAGTGTGGTAGACTTCCTTGATCTCCGGAGTGAGGCCGGGATGAAAGTGTATCAGCGCAGTGTCACTTTTGTCTTGATTGCTGCCGCTCAGGAACTGTTTCCAGGCAGTGAAGTAACGGTGGAGCATTCCTTGAGCAAAGGGCTGTACTGTGAACTGCATCATGGACGGGATATTATGCCGGAAGACGTCGAAAAACTTGAGCAGCATATGCGCCAAATTATTGAGGAGGACCGGCCGATTGTTCGTAAAACTCTGCCTAAGGCCGAAGCTATCGAAATGTTTAAGGCAGCAGGACAGCGGGAAAAAGTCAGTCTGCTCGAACAGTTTGACAAGGAAAACGTCAATATTTATTACTGTGGCCAGGTGTATGACTATCTTTATGGTAATATGACACCTTCAACCGGTTATGTAAAAGTATTTGAACTTAAATATTATCCACCGGGAATCATCTTACGGCTCCCTGAGAAGGATAATCCTAATGTGCTGCCCAAATTTGTTGAGAATCCAAAATTGTTTAAAGTGTTTAAAGAAGCCGCCCAATGGGGAAATATTTTACGGTGCGCCTATGTAGCCAACCTGAATGAGTGCACTGGTAAAGAGGATATAACAGATATTATAAGAGTAGCGGAAGCCTTGCATGAGAAAAAGATAGCCCAGATAGCCGACTTTGTCGCTTCGCACCGTGACGAAGTTCGGGTTATTTTGGTAGCCGGTCCTTCCTCATCAGGAAAAACTACCTTTGCCCAGCGGCTTAATATTCAATTAAGAGTTAACGGGGTGTGGCCGGTACCGCTTTCACTGGACGATTATTTTGTTGACAGGGAGAAAACGCCGGTTGATGAACATGGCGAGTATGATTTTGAATCGATTGAAGCCATTGATCTGGAATTATTTAATTCTCATCTGGCCAGGATTTTGTCCGGAGAAGAAGTGGAAATGCCTACCTTTAATTTTAAAACAGGGCAGCGTGAATACCGGGGCCACCGTATTAAGGTAGACAAAAGCCAGCCACTGATTATCGAAGGCATCCACGGACTTAATGAACGTTTAACAAGTTCAGTGCCCCGTCACTGTAAAATTAAAATATATATTAGTGCCTTAACGCAATTGTCGATAGACAGCCACAATCGCATTCCCACAACCGATGCCCGTCTTATTCGCAGGATTGTCCGCGATAGTGAGTTTCGTTCCCATGACGCGCTGATGACACTCAAGATGTGGCCATCGGTACGCCGGGGCGAGGAACGCAACATTTTCCCATTTCAGGAAGAAGCCGATTTAATGTTTAATTCGGCGCTCATTTACGAATTGGCGGTGCTCAAGAAATACGCCGAACCGCTGCTGCAAAAGATTACACCAGACAACTCAGAGTATTCGGAAGCTCGCCGGCTGCTCAACTTCCTGGAATACTTTATTCCGGTGGAAGATAATGAAATTCCGCAAAATTCCATTCTGCGTGAATTTATCGGCAAGTCTTGTTTTGAAAAATAG
- a CDS encoding ATP-binding cassette domain-containing protein produces MLQVAMKKRLSDFTLDIKFTVANDILVLFGPSGAGKTTILRAIAGLLRPDEGHIIHNECVLFSSAAKTFMPPQSRRVGYMFQEFALFPHMDVKRNIWYGVKKHDSRSQELYERLLGLLRIEHLASRFIEKLSGGEKQRVALARALMAEPAILLLDEPLSALDSDTRLELQAELKKIQGIWNIPFILVTHDLAEAKALGNQFLFLEKGRQTAGAALPIAELLQCQGVG; encoded by the coding sequence ATGCTGCAGGTTGCTATGAAGAAAAGATTATCGGATTTTACGCTGGATATTAAGTTTACGGTCGCCAACGATATTTTGGTATTGTTTGGCCCTTCAGGTGCGGGCAAGACAACCATTCTGCGGGCCATTGCCGGTCTCTTAAGGCCGGATGAAGGCCATATTATTCATAATGAATGTGTTTTGTTTTCTTCAGCGGCAAAAACCTTCATGCCGCCGCAATCGCGGCGTGTGGGATACATGTTTCAGGAATTTGCCTTATTTCCGCATATGGATGTTAAACGCAACATCTGGTATGGTGTTAAAAAACATGACAGCAGATCCCAGGAGCTCTATGAACGATTGTTGGGGCTGTTGCGTATTGAGCATTTGGCATCACGGTTTATTGAGAAATTATCAGGCGGCGAGAAGCAGCGAGTGGCTTTGGCCCGTGCGTTGATGGCAGAACCGGCGATTCTGTTGCTGGATGAACCTTTGTCGGCACTTGACAGTGATACCCGCCTGGAATTACAGGCAGAGCTAAAGAAGATTCAGGGTATCTGGAATATTCCCTTTATTCTTGTCACTCATGATCTTGCAGAGGCCAAGGCATTGGGGAATCAATTTTTGTTTTTAGAAAAGGGCAGGCAAACAGCCGGCGCTGCTTTGCCAATTGCGGAGCTGCTTCAGTGTCAGGGTGTTGGTTAG
- the modB gene encoding molybdate ABC transporter permease subunit, with protein MEWQPVLLSVKVALVSLIFVFTFGVAAAYAMRSFEFPGKSALEAVFALPLVLPPVVTGFVLLVLIGKQGPIGQFLSETFHTQIIFTPYAAMLAATVVAFPLMYQSTKAAFQGVDRTLEDAARTLGSSEWRVFLTITIPLAWPGLVAGLVLSFARALGEFGATIMVAGNIPGKTQTIPLAIYFAAESNNLTLAGTYVLLISGITFLLIFWLNVWSKKRAGDTSVRGLF; from the coding sequence ATGGAATGGCAGCCAGTCCTTTTGTCGGTCAAGGTTGCACTTGTCTCATTAATATTTGTATTCACCTTTGGAGTAGCTGCCGCTTATGCGATGCGAAGCTTTGAATTTCCCGGCAAGAGTGCACTGGAGGCAGTTTTTGCATTGCCCTTGGTATTGCCGCCTGTGGTAACCGGCTTTGTATTATTGGTTTTGATTGGCAAACAAGGGCCGATAGGACAGTTTTTGTCAGAAACCTTCCATACCCAGATTATTTTTACGCCATATGCAGCAATGCTTGCTGCCACGGTAGTTGCATTCCCACTGATGTATCAAAGTACCAAAGCGGCTTTTCAGGGGGTGGATCGTACCCTTGAGGACGCCGCCCGGACGTTAGGCTCCAGTGAATGGCGGGTTTTTCTGACAATAACCATCCCCTTGGCTTGGCCGGGTCTGGTTGCCGGGCTGGTATTGTCCTTTGCCAGGGCACTGGGCGAATTCGGAGCCACTATCATGGTAGCCGGTAATATTCCCGGTAAAACGCAGACCATTCCGCTGGCAATTTATTTCGCGGCAGAATCCAATAACTTGACGCTTGCCGGCACCTATGTCCTGTTGATTAGCGGTATAACCTTTCTCCTCATTTTTTGGCTCAATGTCTGGTCGAAAAAGAGAGCCGGCGATACGTCTGTAAGGGGGTTGTTCTAA
- the modA gene encoding molybdate ABC transporter substrate-binding protein produces MRRNAAVHLLFGLVAVLAVAGTIWAVEPVAHRPAKLAEPVEINVSAALGLKDALQEIQTEYEAVNANVKLVLNLGPSGVLQKQLEQGVPADLFISASMKQINELQSKNLVVPSTRRILVNDKLVLIVPKNSQLIIESFQDLKTVTRFGMGEPATVPAGQYAMELLKGIEVWEAVKDKAVQAKDVRTIISYVETGNVDAGIAFSTVAALSDKVKVVVVAPDGSHTPVMFPAVAMTNSKHPKEAAAFLDYLCGPQSAAIFQKYGFSFVGSGQ; encoded by the coding sequence ATGAGAAGGAATGCTGCAGTTCATTTGCTGTTTGGACTGGTTGCAGTTTTGGCTGTTGCCGGAACCATCTGGGCTGTGGAGCCTGTGGCTCACAGGCCGGCTAAACTTGCAGAACCGGTTGAAATTAATGTTTCTGCCGCGCTTGGCCTAAAAGATGCCTTACAGGAAATTCAAACAGAATATGAAGCAGTTAACGCAAATGTGAAGCTGGTGCTCAATCTTGGGCCTTCCGGAGTTTTGCAAAAGCAGCTGGAGCAGGGTGTTCCTGCCGACCTGTTCATTTCTGCCTCTATGAAGCAGATCAATGAGTTGCAAAGTAAAAACCTTGTAGTACCTTCTACCCGAAGAATACTGGTGAATGACAAATTGGTTTTGATTGTTCCTAAGAATTCACAGTTGATAATTGAAAGTTTTCAGGATTTAAAAACAGTTACGCGATTTGGCATGGGCGAGCCGGCAACAGTGCCGGCTGGCCAATATGCCATGGAATTGCTTAAAGGCATTGAGGTATGGGAAGCCGTTAAAGATAAAGCTGTCCAGGCTAAAGACGTTCGTACCATCATCTCCTATGTCGAAACAGGAAATGTTGATGCCGGTATTGCATTTTCGACGGTAGCAGCGCTGAGTGATAAAGTAAAAGTCGTCGTTGTTGCGCCTGATGGTTCGCATACGCCGGTTATGTTCCCGGCGGTAGCTATGACTAATTCTAAGCATCCTAAAGAGGCGGCCGCCTTTTTAGACTATTTATGTGGTCCGCAAAGTGCAGCAATATTTCAGAAATACGGTTTTAGTTTTGTCGGCTCAGGCCAATAA
- the modA gene encoding molybdate ABC transporter substrate-binding protein, producing the protein MGKMSTRLFVVLALAVAAIFSLVGCGGEKQAPPAAQAQPVEINVSAAVSLKDALAEIQKNYQAKNPNVKLAYNLGASGALQKQIEQGAPADIFISAAPKQMNELEEKNLVNKATRKNLVENKLVVVVPKESKLNITKYEDLTQDGVKKLALGETATVPAGQYAQQVLQKLGLWDAIKDRVVFTKDVRTVLAYTETGNVEAGIVYKTDAIFSDKVKVAAVAPEGSHQPIVYPVAVTTGTKQQKAAEAFVEYLFSAESKTVFEKHGFTMGK; encoded by the coding sequence ATGGGGAAAATGAGTACAAGACTGTTTGTTGTTTTGGCCCTGGCAGTAGCCGCTATTTTTAGCTTGGTTGGCTGTGGCGGCGAAAAACAAGCTCCACCGGCAGCGCAAGCACAGCCGGTAGAAATTAATGTATCGGCGGCAGTGAGTCTTAAGGATGCACTTGCGGAAATTCAAAAGAACTATCAGGCTAAAAACCCGAATGTTAAACTTGCTTACAATCTTGGGGCTTCCGGTGCCCTCCAGAAGCAAATCGAGCAGGGTGCGCCTGCAGATATTTTCATTTCAGCTGCTCCCAAACAGATGAACGAATTGGAAGAAAAAAATCTAGTCAACAAAGCCACCCGCAAAAATTTGGTTGAGAATAAACTGGTTGTTGTTGTGCCTAAAGAATCAAAGCTGAACATAACCAAATATGAAGACTTAACTCAGGACGGAGTGAAAAAGCTTGCGCTTGGTGAGACAGCCACAGTGCCTGCCGGTCAGTATGCCCAACAGGTATTACAAAAATTAGGATTGTGGGATGCAATAAAAGACCGGGTAGTTTTCACCAAAGATGTACGTACCGTACTGGCTTATACTGAAACAGGCAATGTAGAGGCCGGGATTGTATATAAGACAGATGCCATTTTCAGTGACAAAGTGAAAGTTGCCGCCGTTGCGCCGGAAGGAAGCCATCAGCCCATAGTTTATCCTGTGGCTGTAACCACCGGTACTAAACAGCAAAAAGCAGCCGAAGCTTTTGTTGAGTATCTGTTTAGTGCAGAAAGCAAAACCGTCTTTGAAAAACATGGCTTTACGATGGGTAAATAG
- a CDS encoding quinolinate phosphoribosyl transferase, whose protein sequence is MFDSLTAGLNEDCPYGDITTELLGISGLGKFRFISREDAIISGTPRLKEFFESKKLQVVDCKEAGTPVAKGGVIIEAHGELTTLFKLWRICQTYLTVMSAIATQTHKLVSAAREVNPDIQIVVACRKAHLGMRLDEMRAIQDGGAIYHRNSLSDTILITQNHMRMLDSLPEKLYSMQHKIEFEPSNLEEAFRYASCVDVMLLDHFEAETLKPVVQELRQMNPKLQIGVAGGITLDTVKKFAGFVDLIVLSSVLYAYPLDFTCRIERI, encoded by the coding sequence TTGTTTGATTCATTGACAGCCGGGCTGAATGAAGACTGTCCGTATGGGGATATAACGACAGAATTGCTTGGGATCAGCGGATTGGGAAAATTTCGGTTCATATCACGGGAAGATGCTATCATATCCGGAACGCCGCGCCTTAAAGAGTTTTTTGAGAGCAAGAAACTCCAGGTCGTTGATTGCAAGGAAGCGGGGACCCCAGTAGCTAAAGGCGGAGTCATTATTGAGGCCCATGGCGAACTAACGACACTGTTTAAGTTATGGCGGATATGTCAAACGTACCTGACAGTGATGTCAGCTATTGCTACGCAAACTCATAAGCTTGTCAGTGCAGCCAGAGAAGTCAATCCCGATATTCAGATTGTGGTGGCTTGTCGCAAAGCTCATTTGGGAATGAGGCTGGATGAAATGCGGGCTATTCAGGATGGTGGCGCTATTTATCATCGCAATTCGCTAAGTGATACTATTTTGATAACACAGAACCACATGAGGATGCTGGACAGCCTGCCTGAAAAGTTGTATTCCATGCAGCATAAGATTGAGTTTGAACCCAGCAATCTGGAGGAAGCCTTCCGCTATGCTTCCTGCGTAGATGTTATGCTGCTTGATCATTTTGAAGCCGAAACGTTAAAACCGGTTGTGCAGGAGCTGCGGCAAATGAATCCTAAACTCCAAATAGGGGTGGCCGGAGGTATCACACTGGACACGGTGAAAAAATTCGCCGGGTTTGTTGATCTCATTGTACTTAGCTCTGTACTATATGCCTATCCGCTGGATTTTACCTGCCGGATAGAGCGAATCTAA